A section of the Chryseobacterium ginsenosidimutans genome encodes:
- a CDS encoding PKD domain-containing protein — MKKKIFNFLPNIDPKIYVSFGIILLLSLIFLLYQFFRHVDCENANYYIHADEYIVNRVVEFNDNTDGAKSWEWDFGDSTAVDKRRRTLHAYKKPGEYIVKLTINGNCTHEKLVTITSISQQTGYLPVIMAPDVATVGDAVYFNAEKEGGESWEWSFGETASTDALGKSPVYKFKTVGDKKITLIVNGDVEHTAVKTIYVAPKTIKAKQKIDIKSYEFEKPHSAFSLPQGDAQKDPLVDMLQYIPVSPKTKSKKDSAIAEKKAPEISNEQFQLLLNQVAAQVKTKDDFKDYLCGKYDIPVVVNDNKLVPFEQFCQNIAGKKIKISALRLNKNQKNCIQNINIQYKIKKYLIWMKE, encoded by the coding sequence ATGAAGAAAAAGATATTCAATTTCTTACCCAATATTGATCCCAAAATCTATGTGAGCTTCGGAATTATTCTGCTCCTAAGTCTAATCTTTTTATTGTACCAGTTTTTTCGTCACGTTGATTGCGAAAATGCCAACTATTACATTCATGCGGACGAATATATAGTTAATCGGGTAGTAGAATTCAATGACAATACCGATGGTGCAAAATCCTGGGAGTGGGATTTTGGAGATAGTACTGCCGTAGACAAAAGACGACGTACGCTTCATGCTTATAAAAAACCAGGCGAGTATATTGTAAAATTGACCATCAATGGAAACTGCACTCATGAAAAGCTTGTGACGATTACCAGCATCAGTCAGCAGACCGGCTATCTCCCTGTTATAATGGCTCCCGATGTGGCAACCGTGGGAGACGCGGTTTACTTCAATGCGGAAAAAGAAGGAGGAGAATCTTGGGAATGGAGCTTTGGAGAGACAGCCAGTACAGATGCCTTGGGAAAATCGCCTGTCTATAAATTCAAAACCGTGGGTGATAAAAAAATTACGCTTATTGTAAATGGTGATGTAGAACATACTGCTGTTAAAACCATCTACGTTGCCCCGAAAACTATAAAAGCAAAACAAAAAATAGACATCAAATCCTACGAATTCGAAAAACCTCACTCTGCTTTTTCGCTGCCACAAGGCGATGCACAAAAAGATCCTTTGGTAGATATGCTACAATATATTCCGGTTTCTCCGAAGACAAAATCCAAAAAAGATTCTGCTATTGCAGAGAAAAAGGCTCCTGAAATATCTAATGAACAATTCCAGTTGTTGCTTAATCAGGTGGCTGCACAAGTCAAAACGAAGGATGACTTCAAAGATTACCTGTGTGGAAAATATGATATTCCTGTGGTAGTTAATGATAATAAACTTGTCCCTTTTGAGCAATTCTGTCAAAATATTGCAGGTAAAAAAATTAAAATATCTGCTTTAAGACTCAACAAAAATCAAAAAAACTGCATCCAAAACATTAACATCCAATACAAAATCAAAAAATATTTGATTTGGATGAAGGAATAA
- a CDS encoding SDR family NAD(P)-dependent oxidoreductase: MKTNLSKSIQTLAATLLICLLNFSCSTWKIGKTAQQKIAGKTYVIVGASSGFGRGVAEELGRCKANVVLAARRTELLEEIATRIRESGGKAQVVTMDISKPEDLQHVADDALQQFGRIDVWVNMAGVGAIGRFWDIPDADHSRIIDVNLKGFIYGSKVAIKQFMKQGYGVLMNMGSVDSETPLAYHASYSASKAGVRNLSLAVGQELRLHGYKNIKVVTVEPWAVDTPWWRHAANYSGVEPKMALMDEPYKVVNVMLRKSLRPKKIAPVGFKAKLSSFMANVFPRFNEWLTGNVSHRYQIEMPPKASNTNGSIYEPMKEGTGIDDGVDERMKEQKRKNDYGRD, encoded by the coding sequence ATGAAAACAAATTTATCTAAATCAATACAAACTTTAGCGGCCACATTACTAATCTGTTTACTAAACTTCAGTTGCTCAACCTGGAAAATAGGTAAAACGGCACAACAAAAAATAGCAGGGAAAACATATGTTATAGTTGGTGCTTCCAGTGGTTTTGGCCGTGGCGTTGCTGAAGAGTTGGGAAGATGTAAGGCAAATGTTGTTTTAGCTGCAAGACGTACAGAACTGCTGGAAGAAATAGCAACGAGAATCCGCGAATCCGGTGGAAAAGCGCAGGTAGTGACCATGGATATCAGTAAACCTGAAGATTTGCAGCATGTTGCAGATGATGCCTTACAGCAATTTGGAAGAATAGATGTCTGGGTTAATATGGCAGGCGTTGGAGCAATAGGGCGGTTTTGGGATATTCCCGATGCAGATCATTCAAGAATTATAGATGTAAACCTCAAAGGCTTTATTTATGGAAGCAAAGTAGCAATAAAACAATTCATGAAACAAGGATATGGTGTATTGATGAATATGGGCTCTGTTGACAGTGAAACACCTTTAGCTTATCACGCCAGCTATTCTGCATCAAAGGCTGGAGTTAGAAACCTCAGTCTGGCGGTTGGTCAGGAATTGAGACTTCATGGTTATAAAAATATTAAAGTTGTAACTGTAGAGCCTTGGGCAGTGGATACGCCATGGTGGCGGCATGCGGCCAATTACAGTGGGGTGGAACCGAAAATGGCCCTGATGGATGAACCTTACAAGGTTGTTAACGTTATGCTGAGAAAATCTCTAAGACCAAAAAAAATAGCTCCGGTAGGTTTTAAGGCAAAACTCTCCTCATTTATGGCTAATGTTTTCCCTAGATTTAATGAGTGGCTTACCGGTAATGTTTCCCATAGATACCAGATAGAAATGCCTCCGAAAGCTTCTAATACTAATGGATCTATCTATGAACCCATGAAGGAAGGTACAGGAATTGATGATGGTGTGGATGAGCGTATGAAGGAGCAGAAAAGGAAGAACGACTACGGACGGGATTAG
- a CDS encoding SDR family oxidoreductase produces the protein MILITGASGNLGTAVIKDLVKLFSGIRLAGLFRDPKKSKIFTENIDVRIADYSDKKSLINAFKGIEKLLLISSSDNDALQQHKNVIDAAVETGVKHIFYTSGALNCNVVNSKLDSLADSYITTENYIIKSGLAYTIFQNGLYAETIPYFIGYDAVHRGIYFPAGIGKASFIKRADIAEAIANVLGAEGHENKVYLITTQPTYSFNDIARILSELSGTTVSYFSPNPQAYETRLREYGVNEGDIWFSKLFAAIIKNGEYDVDGSDIEQLLGRKPTDLKTYLKETFFD, from the coding sequence ATGATACTGATTACAGGGGCATCAGGAAATTTAGGGACAGCAGTCATTAAAGATTTGGTTAAATTATTTTCGGGTATTAGATTAGCTGGTCTTTTTAGAGATCCAAAAAAGTCTAAAATATTTACTGAAAATATTGATGTTCGTATTGCTGACTATTCCGATAAAAAGTCTTTAATAAATGCATTTAAAGGGATCGAAAAATTGTTATTGATTAGCAGTAGTGATAATGATGCTTTGCAACAACATAAAAATGTTATTGATGCAGCGGTTGAAACGGGTGTTAAACATATTTTTTACACCAGTGGAGCATTAAATTGTAATGTAGTAAATTCAAAATTAGATTCTTTGGCTGATTCCTATATTACCACTGAAAACTATATTATAAAAAGTGGTTTAGCGTATACAATTTTTCAAAATGGACTATATGCAGAGACCATCCCGTATTTCATAGGATATGACGCAGTACATAGAGGTATATATTTTCCTGCCGGAATTGGCAAGGCTTCGTTTATAAAAAGAGCAGATATTGCAGAAGCAATTGCGAATGTTTTAGGAGCTGAAGGGCACGAAAATAAAGTGTATTTAATAACTACTCAACCTACTTATTCTTTTAATGATATTGCTCGGATTCTTTCAGAATTGTCAGGTACAACAGTTTCATATTTCAGTCCAAACCCACAAGCATACGAAACAAGATTAAGAGAATATGGTGTAAACGAAGGAGATATTTGGTTTTCGAAGCTGTTTGCAGCAATAATAAAGAATGGCGAATATGATGTAGATGGTTCTGATATAGAGCAGTTATTGGGACGTAAACCAACTGATTTGAAAACATATTTGAAAGAAACATTTTTTGATTAA
- a CDS encoding Crp/Fnr family transcriptional regulator gives MNPLIKKFKEYGYIPKHVEKELELNIKTQLRAKGDFFVKKGQLSSSLFVIEKGLVRSYFEKNDSEVNSWFGFENIILGSIFPLFYNAPSRENIQFLEPSIIHYISSKTLEELYKKHNDFNTIGRKMTEEYCVILEERISSLQTETAEERYNSLLKTEPSAIQRISLGHIASYLGTKQETLSRIRKK, from the coding sequence ATGAATCCATTAATCAAGAAATTCAAAGAATACGGATATATTCCAAAGCATGTTGAGAAGGAACTTGAATTAAATATTAAAACTCAGTTAAGGGCAAAAGGTGATTTTTTTGTTAAAAAAGGGCAACTAAGTTCTAGTCTATTTGTAATTGAGAAAGGTTTGGTTCGCTCTTATTTTGAGAAAAATGATTCTGAAGTCAATTCATGGTTTGGATTTGAAAATATTATTTTGGGTTCGATTTTTCCACTTTTCTATAATGCTCCATCAAGGGAAAATATACAATTTTTAGAGCCGTCAATCATTCATTATATTTCAAGTAAAACCTTGGAAGAATTGTATAAAAAACATAATGATTTCAATACTATTGGAAGAAAAATGACAGAAGAATATTGTGTTATTTTAGAAGAAAGGATAAGTTCGCTACAAACAGAAACTGCTGAAGAACGTTATAATTCCTTACTTAAAACTGAGCCGAGTGCAATACAAAGAATTTCACTAGGACACATCGCTTCATATTTGGGAACCAAGCAAGAAACCTTAAGTAGAATCAGAAAGAAATAA
- a CDS encoding winged helix-turn-helix transcriptional regulator, which produces MGVRKENSTNMQNEKCITEGCNLTYAVCKIGGRWKLIILCKLEEGKLRFGEIRKQIPGITERMLTLQLRDLEKEGLVKRTVYAEVPPRVDYELTEIASDLIPIWRQLENWGAKHKILMK; this is translated from the coding sequence ATGGGAGTTAGGAAAGAAAATTCAACCAATATGCAGAACGAGAAATGCATAACCGAGGGATGCAATTTGACGTATGCTGTCTGTAAAATAGGTGGGCGATGGAAGTTAATCATCTTGTGTAAACTGGAAGAAGGTAAGTTAAGATTTGGCGAAATAAGAAAACAAATTCCAGGCATTACAGAGAGAATGCTCACACTTCAATTGCGAGATCTGGAAAAAGAAGGATTGGTAAAACGTACTGTTTATGCGGAAGTCCCACCACGGGTAGATTATGAACTTACAGAAATTGCAAGCGATTTAATTCCGATTTGGCGACAGTTAGAAAATTGGGGTGCAAAACATAAGATTTTAATGAAATGA
- a CDS encoding alpha/beta hydrolase: MKLSEQVQKVLTKIQNIEVPEGLRPWEAGRIFYEKFIPLAGEKEPVFKIDEKELTNDGHPVRLRIYRPTNHDRSPFIIYFHGGWFNAGNLETHDTPLCQLANLSKTVIIAVDYRLAPEHAFPAGLNDCEFAVKWIIENASFLNLDPTKITIAGDSAGAALAATVTRKFRNNIHAQLLIYPVTDNSLETPSWKEFQNGPLLDLKGGIQAWDWYLSGSADRGNPDAVPLLADDLQNLPPTFVAVAEYDPLRDEGILYAEKLKTNGISVNLKLYKGTTHGFFQMGGFIDDAKVLMQDMAEFIKNQNS, encoded by the coding sequence ATGAAATTATCAGAACAAGTACAAAAGGTATTAACCAAAATCCAAAATATTGAAGTGCCGGAAGGCCTGCGCCCTTGGGAAGCAGGAAGAATTTTTTATGAAAAATTTATACCACTGGCAGGAGAAAAAGAACCTGTTTTCAAAATCGATGAAAAAGAATTAACCAATGACGGGCATCCGGTCAGGCTAAGAATTTATCGTCCAACTAATCATGACAGATCACCTTTTATCATTTATTTTCATGGCGGCTGGTTCAATGCCGGAAATCTTGAAACCCACGATACTCCGTTGTGTCAGCTGGCGAACTTATCAAAGACAGTTATCATTGCAGTAGACTATCGGCTTGCACCGGAACATGCCTTTCCGGCTGGTTTAAACGATTGTGAGTTTGCCGTGAAATGGATTATTGAAAATGCATCTTTTCTTAACCTTGATCCAACTAAAATAACAATAGCAGGAGACAGTGCGGGAGCTGCTCTGGCAGCTACAGTTACCAGAAAGTTTCGTAACAACATACATGCTCAGCTACTTATTTATCCCGTAACAGATAATTCTTTGGAGACACCCTCCTGGAAAGAGTTTCAAAATGGTCCCCTGTTAGATTTAAAAGGGGGCATTCAGGCGTGGGATTGGTATTTATCCGGATCAGCGGACCGCGGCAATCCAGATGCCGTTCCATTACTGGCCGATGATTTACAGAATTTACCACCGACTTTTGTTGCAGTCGCAGAATATGACCCGTTAAGAGACGAGGGCATTCTTTATGCCGAAAAACTCAAAACAAACGGCATAAGCGTCAACCTGAAGCTGTACAAAGGAACAACTCACGGTTTCTTTCAAATGGGCGGGTTTATTGATGACGCAAAAGTTTTAATGCAGGATATGGCCGAATTTATTAAAAATCAAAATTCTTAA
- a CDS encoding MFS transporter translates to MKKYAYIGCLGFLAVITTEFGIIGILPQVAEHYQISIDKAGYLLSAFALVIALTGPFMTLLASGFNRKKVMLTAIFIFLITGIVSSFSPPFWLLMVVRILPAFLQPVYIATALAVAISKADKDRKNELMSIVFSGVAIAMVTTVPIATFLASLRSWEYSFVVQAVVSFVALAGIYFVLPSMPVKEKKSYGSQLKILTKPTFIISTAMNFFMITAWFSTYSYFAEYLNKAKSMDNTMVSYMLFLFGIIGVFSNWVAGKMLNRNIAKTTAFFLSGTILIPILLHFSGGDTITTIIAIGIWGFLYSPSFLNASTYMISSAPDSLEFANSLATSFGNLGVTLGTTLGGWMIMTKGVEYNPWIGLIFGALAFLMIALRSFLERKTVDARKSSCEIGVNQ, encoded by the coding sequence ATGAAAAAATACGCGTACATCGGTTGTCTCGGTTTTTTGGCAGTAATTACAACTGAATTTGGTATCATAGGAATTTTGCCACAAGTTGCCGAACATTACCAGATCAGCATTGATAAGGCAGGGTATTTATTAAGTGCCTTTGCGTTGGTCATTGCCTTGACCGGCCCATTTATGACTTTACTGGCATCGGGGTTTAACCGTAAAAAAGTTATGCTTACCGCTATTTTTATTTTTCTAATAACAGGCATCGTATCATCTTTTTCACCACCCTTCTGGCTGTTGATGGTAGTTAGGATATTACCTGCATTTCTACAACCCGTTTATATTGCCACTGCTTTGGCTGTTGCAATTTCAAAGGCAGACAAAGACCGCAAAAACGAATTGATGAGTATAGTATTCAGCGGTGTCGCAATTGCCATGGTTACCACAGTTCCGATCGCCACTTTCCTGGCAAGTTTAAGGTCTTGGGAATACTCTTTTGTAGTGCAGGCAGTCGTGAGTTTTGTCGCCTTAGCAGGGATTTACTTTGTGTTGCCTTCAATGCCCGTGAAAGAGAAAAAATCTTATGGAAGTCAGTTGAAGATATTGACGAAACCTACTTTTATCATTAGTACCGCAATGAATTTTTTTATGATTACAGCCTGGTTCTCAACATATAGTTATTTTGCCGAGTATCTGAACAAAGCAAAAAGCATGGACAATACCATGGTCAGTTATATGCTGTTTTTATTTGGCATTATCGGGGTGTTTTCCAATTGGGTTGCAGGAAAAATGCTGAACAGGAACATAGCAAAAACTACCGCTTTTTTCCTGTCGGGAACTATTCTTATCCCCATATTATTGCATTTCTCAGGCGGAGATACAATAACGACCATTATCGCGATCGGAATTTGGGGTTTTCTTTATTCGCCAAGCTTTCTTAATGCTTCTACTTATATGATTTCATCAGCGCCCGACAGCTTGGAATTTGCCAACAGCCTGGCAACTTCATTCGGCAATTTAGGCGTAACGCTGGGAACAACTTTAGGCGGGTGGATGATCATGACAAAAGGTGTGGAATATAATCCGTGGATAGGATTGATTTTCGGCGCTTTGGCATTTCTCATGATAGCGTTAAGAAGCTTTTTGGAAAGGAAAACAGTAGATGCAAGAAAAAGCAGTTGCGAAATCGGAGTTAACCAATAG
- a CDS encoding peptidoglycan-binding protein LysM, which produces MTKQIAIAALTIGAIILGTNNVQAQNTTATTTVNITLNDVISIDAGSTAIGNTVDFNYATAADYNSDQTITKANSLKVTSTKNFNVKVKAGGANFMNGTNLIPVNVLTIKAATAAGTMGGTKTAVVLSATDQTLVTNAPLGSALTLNLDYTIPAAKSSSSDILGKPAGTYTQTVTYTATAL; this is translated from the coding sequence ATGACAAAACAAATAGCAATCGCAGCCTTAACTATTGGAGCAATCATATTAGGAACTAACAATGTTCAAGCTCAAAATACAACCGCAACAACAACAGTAAACATTACCCTGAACGATGTGATCTCAATTGATGCCGGAAGTACTGCAATCGGTAATACGGTTGACTTTAACTATGCTACTGCAGCGGATTATAACTCTGATCAAACGATTACTAAAGCCAACTCTTTAAAAGTTACTTCAACGAAGAACTTTAACGTTAAAGTAAAAGCAGGGGGCGCTAATTTCATGAATGGAACCAACCTAATCCCTGTCAATGTTTTGACGATCAAAGCAGCTACAGCTGCCGGAACAATGGGAGGAACAAAAACTGCTGTTGTTTTATCTGCAACGGATCAAACTTTAGTTACAAATGCTCCGCTTGGAAGTGCATTGACCCTGAATTTGGATTACACGATTCCTGCAGCGAAATCATCATCTTCTGATATCTTAGGTAAACCGGCCGGAACTTATACTCAAACAGTAACTTATACTGCAACAGCTTTATAA
- a CDS encoding helix-turn-helix domain-containing protein — protein sequence MSSINVKDIHIGSLICQRVVDCEIQKSRICNFLNRSEKEVDEIYKSKSLDSETLLKFSKLLQYDFFRIYSQHLVMYAPIASTGYNKKNEKKTSSLPAFRKNLYTKEIIQFIIELVESGEKTKKQIVDEYRIPKTTLYKWLMKYKAN from the coding sequence ATGAGTTCTATTAATGTGAAAGACATCCACATAGGATCGTTAATATGTCAAAGAGTAGTAGACTGTGAAATACAAAAATCCCGGATTTGTAATTTTCTTAACCGTTCTGAAAAAGAAGTTGATGAGATTTATAAATCTAAGAGTTTGGACTCGGAAACGCTTTTGAAATTCAGCAAACTCTTGCAATATGATTTTTTTAGAATTTATTCTCAACATTTAGTAATGTATGCTCCTATTGCCTCTACAGGCTATAATAAGAAGAATGAAAAAAAGACATCGTCACTTCCGGCATTCAGAAAGAACCTGTATACTAAGGAAATTATACAATTTATAATTGAACTGGTAGAATCAGGTGAAAAGACAAAAAAACAGATTGTCGATGAATATAGAATACCTAAAACTACACTCTATAAATGGCTAATGAAGTACAAAGCTAACTAA
- a CDS encoding tetratricopeptide repeat protein, translating into MKFYYILFLSFSLHFPSQTFNDIEKKIKGSPRLISEGKKDEFIQVMNEVIQSSSKIGYPYGVASGYYGKAYICYINRDFTNSINFAKISERENLAIEYSKLKTDNYHLLAQNYAELELNKEALIYYRKMIISSKTIPDKIKSIYNENTAYNDIASIYQLNKKNEDSSYYYMLKIYNNLNGYHQRDEKLDILLAKATVAIAMFNKLKGKKDSAEYYMNKSVAQLPEKFEEDTKVAYLFKHLTSVYVSQGQFNKAKKYIDLYTENSERTKILGDIRNAYKLNSEVSEKIGSNKQAFEYLKQYVTVNDSVHKIDKNNINKAFKKNFQKKNKKIKERNSLFKTFINYYCFNYSFIELWWLFSKEKFSK; encoded by the coding sequence ATGAAATTTTATTATATCCTATTTTTAAGTTTTTCTTTACATTTTCCATCTCAAACGTTTAATGATATTGAAAAGAAAATTAAAGGCTCTCCCCGTCTCATTTCAGAAGGAAAGAAAGATGAGTTTATCCAAGTTATGAATGAAGTCATTCAAAGTTCTTCTAAGATTGGATATCCTTACGGAGTGGCTAGCGGTTATTATGGCAAGGCATATATTTGTTACATCAATAGAGACTTTACTAATAGTATAAACTTTGCAAAGATTTCCGAGCGGGAAAACCTTGCTATAGAGTATTCTAAACTAAAAACCGATAACTACCATTTACTAGCGCAGAATTATGCAGAACTGGAGTTGAACAAGGAGGCATTAATATATTATAGGAAGATGATCATCTCATCGAAAACCATACCTGATAAGATTAAATCAATTTATAATGAAAATACTGCATATAATGATATTGCAAGTATATATCAATTAAATAAAAAAAACGAGGATTCTTCTTATTATTATATGTTAAAGATATATAATAACTTGAACGGTTATCATCAACGAGACGAAAAATTAGATATACTTTTAGCAAAGGCAACGGTTGCTATAGCAATGTTTAATAAGCTTAAAGGAAAAAAAGATTCAGCTGAATACTACATGAATAAATCTGTAGCACAATTACCTGAAAAATTCGAGGAAGACACGAAAGTAGCTTACCTCTTTAAACATTTAACATCAGTTTATGTAAGTCAGGGGCAATTCAATAAGGCAAAAAAATATATCGATTTATACACTGAAAATTCGGAGAGAACCAAAATTTTAGGTGATATTAGAAATGCCTATAAATTAAATTCAGAAGTATCGGAAAAAATAGGTTCCAATAAACAGGCTTTTGAATATTTAAAACAATATGTTACAGTAAACGACAGTGTACATAAAATTGATAAAAACAATATCAATAAAGCATTTAAGAAAAATTTTCAGAAAAAGAATAAAAAGATAAAAGAAAGAAATTCTTTATTCAAGACATTTATTAATTATTATTGTTTTAATTATTCTTTTATTGAGCTTTGGTGGCTATTTTCTAAAGAAAAGTTTTCAAAATAA
- a CDS encoding helix-turn-helix transcriptional regulator, which produces MGSQINTAFQEIVSLAKSNSPHFLTRFREVYPLFCDKIIEIYPEIQNSELTFCAYLRLNFTTKEIANSIFVTTKTVQMRKYRLRKKLNISSDTDIYIWISNL; this is translated from the coding sequence TTGGGATCTCAAATAAATACAGCTTTTCAAGAAATTGTTTCTCTGGCAAAAAGTAACTCTCCACACTTTTTAACACGTTTCCGAGAGGTTTATCCTTTATTTTGTGATAAAATAATTGAGATCTATCCCGAAATCCAAAATTCTGAACTTACATTTTGTGCATATCTCCGATTAAATTTTACAACAAAGGAGATCGCAAATTCTATTTTTGTTACAACTAAGACTGTGCAAATGAGAAAATACAGACTTCGTAAAAAACTCAATATCTCATCAGATACAGATATTTATATCTGGATAAGTAATTTGTAA
- a CDS encoding helix-turn-helix domain-containing protein, translating into MNYQTFEPCHDLTMIVKCYWILESALDEAIEKQSIVPDGCMEMVFHYGDPYRQYTPNGHSITQPSCFVIGQLTRPLEIEATGKTGIFSVRFHPNGFLPLTNITIKEMEDTAIPLEELFGKDGLHIEEKILSAHSAPEKIKLIEAFLIKRLTNAEIIDQVVRSTVETILTANGQLPVEELSRQTNINRRQLERKFSSCIGLSPKQLSKTIRLQAALKMLLVNEFTNLTSLAYENGYYDQAHFIKDFREFVGITPKEFYGKGLKMTSFFIRD; encoded by the coding sequence ATGAATTACCAGACATTTGAACCCTGCCATGACTTGACGATGATTGTAAAATGCTACTGGATATTGGAAAGTGCATTAGATGAAGCAATTGAAAAACAATCTATTGTTCCTGATGGATGTATGGAAATGGTCTTTCATTACGGCGATCCGTACAGACAGTATACCCCGAATGGACACAGTATCACTCAACCGAGCTGCTTTGTCATTGGCCAACTGACACGTCCGCTTGAAATAGAAGCTACAGGAAAGACAGGTATCTTTTCTGTGCGATTTCATCCCAACGGATTCCTGCCACTTACGAATATCACAATAAAAGAAATGGAAGACACTGCTATTCCACTGGAGGAATTGTTTGGAAAGGATGGATTGCATATTGAGGAAAAGATACTATCTGCCCATTCAGCGCCAGAAAAAATAAAGTTAATTGAAGCATTTTTAATAAAGAGGTTGACCAATGCCGAAATCATTGACCAGGTAGTGAGATCAACCGTTGAAACCATTTTAACAGCCAACGGACAGTTACCGGTCGAGGAACTTTCAAGGCAGACCAACATAAACCGCAGACAACTGGAACGCAAATTTTCTTCTTGCATTGGTTTAAGTCCAAAACAGCTCTCAAAAACCATCCGGCTCCAAGCAGCGCTTAAGATGCTGTTGGTCAATGAATTTACCAATCTTACTTCTCTGGCTTATGAAAACGGATATTACGACCAGGCTCATTTCATAAAGGATTTCAGAGAATTTGTAGGTATCACCCCAAAAGAGTTTTATGGAAAGGGTTTGAAAATGACTTCTTTTTTTATCAGAGATTGA
- a CDS encoding DUF6265 family protein — MIIRTSLCMAAALVFLCGCAIKKIDSIKRMEWLIGTWEHKTSKGTLYETWSKASKNELTGKSYMLKGKDTIIYETIRLVQDKDMLFYIPVVKNQNGGSPIRFEGKTISKAQFVFENKTHDFPQVISYLKINEDSLKAEISGLRNGQEERRYFPMKRLK, encoded by the coding sequence ATGATAATAAGAACAAGTTTATGCATGGCTGCTGCTCTGGTATTTCTTTGCGGCTGTGCCATAAAAAAGATCGACAGTATCAAAAGAATGGAATGGCTGATCGGGACATGGGAGCATAAAACCTCGAAAGGAACGCTGTATGAGACCTGGAGCAAAGCCAGCAAGAACGAGCTTACAGGTAAAAGTTATATGCTCAAAGGGAAAGACACCATTATTTACGAGACCATACGATTAGTTCAGGATAAAGATATGTTATTTTATATTCCTGTTGTTAAAAATCAGAATGGGGGCTCTCCTATTCGCTTTGAGGGCAAAACAATCTCAAAAGCACAATTTGTATTTGAGAACAAAACGCACGACTTTCCACAGGTCATTTCTTATCTAAAGATCAATGAAGACTCTTTGAAAGCAGAAATTTCGGGGCTGAGAAATGGACAGGAAGAACGGCGGTATTTCCCAATGAAACGTTTGAAGTAA
- a CDS encoding helix-turn-helix domain-containing protein yields MIGLKRVKAGFMIYGRTKLDHDKGSMIFLKPRQVTEMRNLEFEDDGYILFFHEDFLNGHSLHQEIEKYSFFDYETNEALHLAPREEKVVWNIFNTIELEYNNNEDEFSREIILASINSMLKFAERFYKRQFINRKQVSGKTVTEFNKLLLVYINNGSLDKGLPAVADLAERLHISRRYLTDLLKIETGRTAQDLIHLALINEAKNRLTVNDKTVSEIAYALGFENMSYFSRLFKRETGMSPTSYKNQFLS; encoded by the coding sequence ATGATCGGGTTAAAACGGGTAAAGGCGGGGTTTATGATTTACGGCCGTACTAAACTCGATCACGACAAGGGATCAATGATATTTCTGAAGCCTCGGCAAGTGACTGAAATGCGGAATTTAGAATTTGAAGATGACGGATATATCCTGTTTTTCCATGAGGATTTTTTAAACGGACATTCCCTCCACCAGGAGATTGAAAAGTATTCTTTCTTCGATTACGAAACAAACGAAGCCTTGCACCTGGCACCAAGGGAAGAAAAGGTTGTGTGGAATATTTTTAACACGATAGAGCTCGAATACAATAATAACGAAGATGAATTTAGCCGCGAGATCATTTTAGCAAGCATTAATTCGATGCTGAAATTCGCAGAGAGATTTTATAAAAGGCAGTTCATTAACCGTAAACAGGTCTCCGGTAAAACCGTTACGGAGTTCAATAAGTTATTGTTGGTCTATATTAACAACGGGTCGCTTGATAAGGGTTTGCCTGCTGTAGCTGACCTGGCAGAGCGGCTCCATATTTCAAGGCGTTACCTTACCGACCTGTTGAAAATTGAAACCGGCAGAACCGCCCAGGATTTAATCCACTTAGCACTGATCAATGAGGCGAAAAATAGATTAACGGTCAACGATAAGACGGTATCAGAAATAGCCTATGCGCTGGGATTTGAAAATATGTCTTACTTTTCCCGGCTTTTTAAAAGAGAAACGGGCATGTCGCCAACATCGTATAAAAATCAATTTCTATCTTGA